In Halorientalis sp. LT38, a genomic segment contains:
- a CDS encoding ABC transporter ATP-binding protein: MTLLEVSDLRAGYGDLQILNGIDLSVNDGEYVTIIGPNGAGKSTLMDSIFGLTDHKGGTVSYDGEDITGLDTEECIRRGMNYVPQDDSIFPTLSVMENLKMGAYTESELSDEKLQDIYSRFPILEERTAQVAETMSGGQRQMLAIGRALISEPDLLILDEPSSGLAPHLVDELFDKIDEINADGTAILIVEQNAEEILNRADRGYLLTEGKMQREEGAEAMLADEEIRQEFLAG; this comes from the coding sequence ATGACGCTCCTCGAAGTTTCGGACCTCCGGGCCGGATACGGGGACCTGCAGATCCTGAACGGGATCGACCTCTCCGTGAACGACGGCGAGTACGTGACGATCATCGGCCCGAACGGGGCCGGCAAGAGTACCCTGATGGACTCGATTTTCGGCCTGACCGACCACAAGGGCGGGACGGTCAGCTACGACGGCGAGGACATCACCGGCCTCGATACCGAGGAGTGCATCCGCAGAGGGATGAACTACGTCCCACAGGACGATAGCATCTTCCCGACCCTCTCGGTCATGGAGAACCTGAAGATGGGTGCCTACACCGAGAGCGAACTCTCCGATGAGAAGCTGCAGGACATCTACTCGCGGTTCCCCATCCTCGAGGAGCGGACGGCGCAGGTCGCAGAGACCATGAGCGGTGGGCAGCGGCAGATGCTCGCCATCGGCCGCGCACTCATCTCGGAACCGGACCTCCTCATACTGGACGAGCCGAGTTCGGGACTGGCACCGCACCTCGTCGACGAACTGTTCGACAAGATCGACGAGATCAACGCCGACGGCACGGCCATCCTCATCGTCGAGCAAAACGCCGAGGAGATCCTCAACCGGGCCGACCGCGGCTACCTGTTGACCGAAGGCAAGATGCAGCGCGAAGAGGGCGCCGAAGCGATGCTGGCAGACGAGGAGATCCGCCAGGAGTTCCTCGCGGGCTGA
- a CDS encoding CoxG family protein translates to MQFDGEVSIGTDQQTVWETISDPEALVLCVPGAEEVERISETHYRGTIKRGIASVNVELNGEVEMLELDAPDRMVADVKGEDELTGSIMTADAQMDLSEEGADTILSYTMDVEFTGKLATLGSRIMKRKIKSDMNTFFDNLRDHAEA, encoded by the coding sequence ATGCAATTCGATGGAGAGGTCTCTATCGGTACTGACCAGCAAACGGTGTGGGAAACGATCTCAGACCCGGAAGCGCTCGTCCTGTGCGTCCCGGGTGCCGAGGAGGTCGAACGGATCAGTGAGACCCACTACAGAGGGACGATCAAGCGCGGCATCGCCAGCGTCAACGTCGAACTCAACGGGGAGGTCGAGATGCTCGAGCTCGACGCGCCCGACCGCATGGTCGCGGACGTGAAAGGCGAGGACGAGCTGACGGGCAGCATCATGACCGCGGACGCCCAGATGGACCTCTCCGAGGAGGGCGCCGACACGATACTCAGCTACACGATGGACGTCGAGTTCACCGGCAAGCTGGCGACGCTCGGCTCGCGCATCATGAAGCGCAAGATCAAATCCGACATGAACACGTTCTTCGACAACCTCAGAGACCACGCCGAAGCGTAA
- a CDS encoding coenzyme F420-0:L-glutamate ligase: MHVTGISGLPEFESNDDIAALVEREATVREGDVLVVASTIVSKVEGRTADCAAFPASERAERIAGALADATGEERDPRFVQAVIEESEELLLETPFVLAVTPFGHVTVNAGIDRSNVPDADLLLLPLDPSASAARIRERLSVDASVVVTDTSGRPFRHGQRGVALGWAGMPANRDWRGEHDREGRELGATVQSVVDELAAAGNLVTGEGDGGRPVALVRDFAFGDHAGDDTLFRAPEDDVIRDALLAYSRDRKKS, encoded by the coding sequence ATGCACGTGACAGGGATCTCCGGGCTCCCGGAGTTCGAATCGAACGACGACATCGCCGCCCTCGTCGAACGCGAGGCGACGGTCAGGGAGGGCGACGTCCTCGTCGTCGCGAGCACCATCGTCTCGAAGGTCGAGGGCCGGACGGCCGACTGCGCTGCGTTTCCGGCGAGCGAGCGGGCCGAGCGGATCGCAGGCGCGCTCGCGGACGCCACCGGCGAGGAGCGAGACCCGCGGTTCGTCCAGGCCGTCATCGAGGAGAGCGAGGAACTGCTGCTGGAGACGCCGTTCGTGCTGGCGGTGACGCCCTTCGGGCACGTCACGGTCAACGCCGGAATCGACCGATCGAACGTCCCCGACGCGGACCTGCTCCTGTTACCGCTGGACCCGTCGGCCAGCGCCGCTCGCATCCGCGAGCGCCTGTCGGTGGACGCGTCTGTCGTCGTCACGGACACGTCGGGACGGCCGTTCCGACACGGGCAACGCGGCGTCGCCCTCGGCTGGGCGGGGATGCCCGCGAACCGGGACTGGCGCGGCGAGCACGACCGCGAGGGGCGCGAACTCGGCGCGACGGTCCAGTCGGTGGTCGACGAACTCGCGGCCGCGGGGAACCTCGTCACCGGTGAGGGCGACGGGGGTCGCCCGGTCGCACTCGTCCGCGACTTCGCGTTCGGCGACCACGCCGGTGACGACACGCTGTTCCGTGCGCCGGAAGACGACGTGATCCGGGACGCGCTGCTGGCGTACTCGCGTGATCGGAAGAAGTCGTAG
- the npdG gene encoding NADPH-dependent F420 reductase, with the protein MRVALLGGTGDIGEGIALRLARDADHEVHIGSRDAEKAERRAAEYVELLGDRGHDVVVSGHGNQAATAAADVVVVSVPPEYAASTVEAVAEDLDEGDVLVCPATQMDRDEDGFHYDPPSAGSVAEAVAAAAPAGVPVVGAFQNVAAGALTDLDNDLEVDVVMTGDDADAKETIRGLVEAIDGIRALDGGGLANSSEVESITPLLINLAMNNDGMHDLGVRFQ; encoded by the coding sequence ATGCGAGTCGCACTGTTAGGCGGTACTGGCGACATCGGTGAGGGAATCGCACTTCGACTGGCGCGTGACGCGGACCACGAGGTTCACATCGGCTCACGCGACGCGGAGAAGGCCGAGCGCCGGGCCGCCGAGTACGTCGAGTTGCTCGGCGACCGGGGGCACGACGTCGTCGTCTCTGGGCACGGCAACCAGGCGGCGACGGCAGCGGCCGACGTCGTCGTCGTGAGCGTGCCGCCGGAGTACGCGGCCAGTACCGTCGAGGCCGTGGCCGAGGACCTCGACGAGGGCGACGTCCTGGTCTGTCCGGCGACGCAGATGGACCGCGACGAGGACGGGTTCCACTACGACCCGCCGAGTGCTGGCAGCGTCGCCGAGGCGGTCGCGGCGGCCGCGCCGGCGGGCGTCCCGGTCGTCGGTGCCTTCCAGAACGTCGCGGCCGGGGCGTTGACCGACCTCGACAACGACCTCGAGGTCGACGTCGTCATGACCGGCGACGACGCCGACGCCAAAGAGACGATCCGCGGCCTCGTCGAGGCGATCGACGGGATCCGGGCCCTCGACGGCGGCGGCCTGGCCAACTCGTCGGAGGTCGAGTCGATCACGCCGCTGCTCATCAACCTCGCGATGAACAACGACGGGATGCACGACCTCGGCGTGCGCTTCCAGTGA
- a CDS encoding xanthine dehydrogenase family protein molybdopterin-binding subunit: protein MSQPDLTQEHEQEEQSEAAAETEGEVGKSVNSKFGRRLVTGTGEYVDDINISGQRHARFVRSQIAHARIVDVDTSEAEAMEGVELVWTAEDIEPYVEPYGLILPDEEPLVTDCARFVGDEIAVVVAKDQQTATLAAEKVDVEYERLETVADVDDALDEDAPILHPALDEDPDVDVDGNVASEYDLQVGDVDGAFEDAAVVVEDTFETNKTNPTPLEPKGCVADYNAGERELTLHTSNQAPHLMKEYMAEALADLEPSDIVVKIPDIGGGFGVKIEAFPHEVCASALSIALGRPIKLILDRFEEMKAGRGRHDERLNARLALDEDGDIVGWDVEVLQSTGAHASFGPAVISSAGITSAGPYYIPNQHIRGKALYTNVMPGSAVRGFGDPQYTFAREQLLERASAELGVDPMEIRRQNAPELEEMPMRTPTGINWRGADVHECFDRVQDMINWDEHRGFGRTKDGKLRGVGMGTLMKRGGNKKVAGTESDAAVVQMNKFGEITVLIGSASIGQGTETGIVQIVADTLGVSSDRVKPIIGDSDVTPEGFGVWADRGTIIGGTAAAKAAEDLRENLQPLAALMLDVDVDDVEFADGGVRAADDPENAVSMEDLAYEATFANPDERPDGMKDGISLVGRARFDSQEAEIPDPKGSLSHGYTWGCLAIVVDVDPTTGEIDVVDVAISEDVGKAINPKMIEGQTQGAIAQALGEVLLEDYDYDGSGNLTNGSLVDYHLPTAKDVPLITKIDEVETPDPTTSHGQKGVGECPLVPVPAAVANAVADATGIRFTELPLTPDRVLPRLAEEGMREL, encoded by the coding sequence ATGAGCCAACCGGACCTCACCCAGGAACACGAACAGGAAGAACAGAGCGAAGCGGCGGCAGAGACGGAGGGCGAGGTCGGCAAATCCGTCAACAGCAAGTTCGGGCGCCGGCTCGTCACCGGTACCGGGGAGTACGTCGACGACATCAACATCTCCGGGCAGCGCCACGCCCGGTTCGTCCGGAGCCAGATCGCACACGCACGCATCGTCGACGTCGATACCAGCGAGGCCGAGGCGATGGAGGGCGTCGAGCTCGTCTGGACCGCCGAGGACATCGAACCTTACGTCGAGCCCTACGGACTCATCCTCCCCGACGAGGAACCGCTGGTCACCGACTGCGCGCGGTTCGTCGGCGACGAGATCGCCGTCGTCGTCGCGAAGGACCAGCAGACGGCGACGCTGGCCGCAGAGAAGGTCGACGTCGAGTACGAACGCCTCGAGACGGTCGCCGACGTCGACGACGCCCTCGACGAGGACGCTCCGATCTTGCATCCGGCCCTCGACGAGGACCCCGACGTCGACGTCGACGGGAACGTCGCCTCCGAGTACGACCTTCAGGTCGGCGACGTCGACGGCGCCTTCGAGGACGCCGCGGTCGTCGTCGAGGACACCTTCGAGACGAACAAGACCAATCCGACGCCGCTGGAGCCGAAGGGCTGTGTCGCCGACTACAACGCCGGCGAACGGGAACTGACGCTCCACACGTCGAACCAGGCACCCCACCTGATGAAGGAGTACATGGCCGAGGCGCTCGCCGACCTCGAACCGTCGGACATCGTCGTCAAGATCCCCGACATCGGCGGCGGCTTCGGCGTGAAGATCGAGGCGTTCCCCCACGAGGTCTGTGCCTCTGCGCTCTCGATAGCGCTGGGCCGGCCGATCAAGCTCATCCTCGACCGGTTCGAGGAGATGAAGGCGGGCCGCGGTCGCCACGACGAACGCCTGAACGCCCGGCTGGCGCTCGACGAGGACGGCGACATCGTCGGCTGGGACGTCGAGGTACTCCAGAGCACCGGCGCACACGCGAGCTTCGGGCCGGCCGTCATCTCGTCGGCCGGGATCACCTCGGCGGGGCCGTACTACATCCCGAACCAGCACATCCGCGGGAAAGCGCTGTACACGAACGTGATGCCCGGGTCCGCGGTCCGCGGCTTCGGTGACCCCCAGTACACGTTCGCCCGCGAGCAGTTGCTCGAGCGAGCCTCCGCGGAACTGGGCGTCGACCCGATGGAGATCAGGCGCCAGAACGCGCCGGAACTCGAAGAGATGCCGATGCGCACGCCGACCGGCATCAACTGGCGCGGCGCCGACGTCCACGAGTGCTTCGACCGCGTCCAGGACATGATCAACTGGGACGAACACCGCGGCTTCGGCCGGACCAAGGACGGCAAGCTCCGGGGCGTCGGCATGGGGACGCTCATGAAACGCGGCGGCAACAAGAAGGTCGCCGGGACCGAGTCCGACGCCGCGGTCGTCCAGATGAACAAGTTCGGCGAGATCACGGTGCTCATCGGAAGCGCCAGTATCGGCCAGGGGACCGAGACGGGCATCGTCCAGATCGTCGCCGACACACTCGGAGTCTCCTCGGATCGGGTCAAACCCATCATCGGCGACTCCGACGTGACCCCGGAAGGCTTCGGGGTCTGGGCCGACCGCGGGACGATCATCGGCGGAACCGCGGCGGCCAAGGCGGCCGAGGACCTCAGGGAGAACCTCCAGCCGCTGGCCGCGCTGATGCTCGACGTCGACGTGGACGACGTCGAGTTCGCCGACGGCGGCGTCCGCGCCGCCGATGACCCCGAGAACGCCGTCTCGATGGAGGACCTCGCCTACGAGGCCACCTTCGCGAACCCCGACGAGCGGCCGGACGGGATGAAAGACGGAATCTCGCTGGTCGGTCGTGCGCGCTTCGACAGCCAGGAGGCGGAGATCCCCGACCCCAAGGGCAGTCTCTCACACGGCTACACCTGGGGCTGTCTCGCAATCGTCGTCGACGTCGACCCGACCACGGGCGAGATCGACGTGGTCGACGTGGCGATCAGCGAGGACGTCGGCAAGGCCATCAACCCGAAGATGATCGAGGGCCAGACCCAGGGCGCCATCGCACAGGCGCTCGGCGAGGTGCTCTTGGAGGACTACGACTACGACGGGAGCGGGAACCTCACCAACGGCTCGCTCGTCGACTACCACCTCCCGACCGCCAAGGACGTCCCCCTCATCACCAAGATCGACGAGGTGGAGACGCCCGACCCGACTACTTCCCACGGGCAGAAAGGCGTCGGCGAGTGCCCGCTGGTCCCGGTCCCGGCGGCCGTGGCCAACGCCGTCGCAGACGCGACGGGCATCCGCTTCACCGAACTGCCCCTGACGCCGGACCGCGTGCTGCCCCGGCTCGCCGAAGAGGGGATGCGCGAACTGTAG
- a CDS encoding (2Fe-2S)-binding protein — MSGSDTVTIEVTLNDRSLEETVPARTLLSEFLRDHEHLTGTHRGCETAKCGACTVLLDGDPVKSCNMLAAQVDGKELTTVEGLMDGDELHPVQEAFWNEHGMQCGFCTPGFVVSSAALLEEKEDPTIPEIQDHLAGNICRCTGYTKIIESVQEAADMQQEER, encoded by the coding sequence ATGAGTGGATCCGACACCGTAACGATCGAGGTAACGCTCAACGACCGATCGCTCGAGGAGACGGTCCCGGCCCGGACGCTCCTCTCCGAGTTCCTGCGCGACCACGAGCACCTGACCGGGACCCACCGCGGGTGCGAGACGGCGAAGTGCGGGGCCTGTACCGTCCTGCTGGACGGCGACCCGGTGAAGTCCTGTAACATGCTCGCCGCACAGGTCGACGGGAAGGAACTCACGACCGTCGAGGGGCTCATGGACGGCGACGAGCTCCACCCGGTCCAGGAGGCCTTCTGGAACGAACACGGGATGCAGTGTGGCTTCTGTACGCCCGGATTCGTCGTCTCCTCGGCGGCGCTGCTCGAGGAGAAGGAGGACCCGACGATCCCGGAGATCCAGGACCACCTGGCGGGTAACATCTGTCGGTGCACCGGCTACACGAAGATCATCGAGAGCGTCCAGGAAGCTGCCGACATGCAGCAGGAGGAACGATGA
- a CDS encoding FAD binding domain-containing protein, whose protein sequence is MLQDIKYTSPETIADAAALLGEYGEDATVMSGGQSLMPMLRQRLADYELLIDINEVADRDYLRVDDDELRIGCLVRHTDVANSDTVAESCETLAETAAEIGDTQVRNRGTLCGALAHADPAGDPPVVATALDAEIKSQGPDGEHTYDGSSFFHGFYETELGENEIVTEASFPVVEPPYGAAYQKYEPSAGAYPTATVAAVVELDDSVVTDATLVTGAIEPGPTPMPEAEAHLAGETPTEDLVTTTAELVGDGSDPMEDSDGSVEFKREITKTLAKRALVTAIDRAGGDIE, encoded by the coding sequence ATGCTACAAGATATCAAATACACAAGCCCGGAGACCATCGCCGACGCGGCGGCGTTGCTCGGGGAGTACGGTGAGGACGCGACCGTCATGTCCGGCGGCCAGAGCCTCATGCCGATGTTACGGCAACGACTGGCCGACTACGAACTCCTGATCGACATCAACGAGGTGGCGGATCGCGACTACCTCAGAGTGGACGACGACGAGCTGCGGATCGGGTGTCTGGTCCGTCACACCGACGTCGCCAACTCCGACACCGTCGCGGAGAGTTGCGAGACGCTCGCCGAGACGGCGGCCGAGATCGGGGACACGCAGGTCCGAAACCGGGGCACCTTGTGCGGTGCCCTCGCCCACGCCGACCCCGCGGGCGACCCGCCGGTCGTGGCCACTGCCCTCGACGCCGAGATCAAAAGCCAGGGGCCCGACGGCGAGCACACCTACGACGGCTCCTCGTTTTTCCACGGCTTCTACGAGACGGAACTCGGGGAAAACGAGATCGTCACCGAAGCGTCGTTCCCCGTCGTCGAGCCGCCATACGGTGCGGCGTACCAGAAGTACGAGCCGAGCGCCGGCGCGTACCCGACGGCGACGGTTGCGGCCGTCGTCGAACTCGACGACTCCGTCGTGACCGACGCGACGCTGGTCACCGGCGCCATCGAACCCGGCCCGACGCCGATGCCGGAGGCCGAAGCACACCTGGCGGGCGAGACCCCGACGGAGGACCTCGTCACGACGACCGCGGAACTGGTCGGTGACGGGTCCGATCCGATGGAGGACTCGGACGGCTCGGTCGAGTTCAAACGCGAGATCACGAAGACGCTGGCAAAGCGGGCGCTCGTCACGGCGATCGACCGCGCTGGAGGTGACATCGAATGA
- a CDS encoding aldehyde dehydrogenase family protein yields the protein MPTDASVPSHEANYIDGAWTTPDDAETIERRSPADPETIVSEFPSSPRAVAQEAIDAAVRAQEEWENTSPHTRGGYLRDAAEFVEDNREAIGELIATEMGKPISIADGEIQRAIDLLNYYAEVARDYGGDAPPSSADNTRTYTTREPLGTVGLITPWNYPIAIPIWKLAPALVAGNTVVLKPASSSPAVAATIAQAFDHAGLPDGVLNFVTGPGSEIGDEITTNEDVDVVSFTGSTKAGMYVYEDAAVEGKRVQCEMGGKNPLIVDDTADIETAVEVTTGGAFAATGQSCTATSRVYVFEDVYDEYLDALTEATEEMVVGDPLDPATEVGPKVDEDGFDEVRDYVENAQNEGATLHYGGQAVEPEGVEDGYFVEPAIFTDVDRDMRLMCEEIFGPVVGVTPVADYDEAIELANDTNYGLSASICTNRLDHAEEFVGDIEAGVVKVNQTTTGIEFQLPFGGMKDSSTQTYKEQGRQAIDFFTHEKAVYVTHVAND from the coding sequence ATGCCTACAGACGCCAGCGTCCCTAGCCACGAGGCCAACTACATCGACGGTGCGTGGACGACGCCCGACGACGCCGAGACCATCGAGCGCCGGAGTCCCGCGGACCCCGAGACGATCGTCTCCGAGTTCCCGAGTTCGCCGCGTGCGGTCGCGCAGGAGGCGATCGACGCCGCAGTCCGTGCCCAGGAGGAGTGGGAGAACACGTCTCCACACACCCGGGGCGGCTACCTGCGCGACGCGGCCGAGTTCGTCGAGGACAACCGGGAGGCCATCGGCGAGCTCATCGCGACGGAGATGGGCAAGCCGATCTCGATCGCCGACGGCGAGATCCAGCGCGCCATCGATCTCCTGAACTACTACGCCGAAGTCGCCCGCGACTACGGCGGCGACGCGCCGCCGAGCAGCGCCGACAACACCCGTACGTACACCACGCGCGAACCGCTGGGGACCGTCGGCCTCATCACGCCGTGGAACTACCCCATCGCGATCCCCATCTGGAAACTGGCGCCGGCGCTCGTCGCGGGCAACACCGTCGTCCTGAAGCCCGCCTCGTCCTCGCCGGCCGTGGCTGCCACCATCGCGCAGGCGTTCGACCACGCGGGGCTGCCCGACGGCGTCTTGAACTTCGTCACCGGGCCGGGCAGCGAGATCGGCGACGAGATCACGACGAACGAGGACGTCGACGTCGTCTCGTTCACCGGCAGCACCAAGGCGGGCATGTACGTCTACGAGGACGCTGCCGTCGAGGGCAAGCGCGTGCAGTGCGAGATGGGCGGGAAGAACCCGCTCATCGTCGACGACACCGCGGACATCGAGACGGCGGTCGAGGTCACGACGGGCGGCGCGTTCGCGGCGACCGGACAGTCCTGTACGGCGACCAGCCGGGTCTACGTCTTCGAGGACGTCTACGACGAGTACCTGGACGCCCTGACCGAGGCGACCGAGGAGATGGTCGTCGGCGACCCGCTGGATCCGGCGACGGAGGTCGGTCCGAAGGTCGACGAGGACGGCTTCGATGAAGTGCGTGACTACGTCGAAAACGCCCAGAACGAGGGTGCGACCCTCCACTACGGCGGGCAGGCCGTCGAGCCCGAGGGCGTCGAGGACGGGTACTTCGTCGAGCCCGCCATCTTCACCGACGTCGACCGCGACATGCGGCTGATGTGCGAGGAGATCTTCGGACCGGTCGTCGGCGTCACGCCGGTCGCCGACTACGACGAGGCCATCGAGCTGGCGAACGACACCAACTACGGCCTGTCGGCGAGCATCTGTACGAACCGCCTCGACCACGCCGAGGAGTTCGTCGGCGACATCGAAGCGGGCGTCGTGAAGGTCAACCAGACCACGACCGGCATCGAGTTCCAGCTGCCGTTCGGCGGCATGAAGGACTCCAGTACGCAGACCTACAAGGAGCAGGGTCGCCAGGCGATCGACTTTTTCACCCACGAGAAGGCGGTCTACGTGACCCACGTCGCGAACGACTGA